The genomic window CTTTTTTCATTTTCTCTTCGTAGTCAAAAGTTAAACCACTTAGAAAATAACTATGCTTTAAAGTGTATTAATTTAAACTTGTGGCATGAAGCTAAATACCATTTAGAAAGAGCTTATCAATTAAATCCCAACTCTTCGGCCGTAAATAATAATTTAGCGGTGACTTATGAATACTTTAATGAAATTGATAAAGCCAAGTTGTACTATCAGAATGCTATAAAGCTCTCTCCTCACAAGAGTTATAAAGAAAACTTAAACTTATTTCTTAAAGAAAATAAGTCTTTAGATTCCTTGCCTTCCCAATAGAACTCCATGAATATGTTACAAATATTACAAAAATCTTTAATTATTGCCATAATATTTATCTTTATCGCCTCCTGTAGTTCAGTAAAAACCATAATTATTAAAAGAGCTACTCCTCCCTTATTAAATATTGATCATTTTAAGAAGATAGCGATAATACCTTTAACTAATCAAGAATATCAAGAATCTGCTCAAAAAATTACTTCTCTAATAAGAAATATCTTCTTTGAAGTTAATAAATTTTATACTTTATCAGAAGTGGAAACCAATAAGATATGTTCTCCTCAAGAAGTAAAGCTTATTAATTGGGAAGAACCAAAAGTGGTAGCTGATTTATGCAAAAAGCACAATATTGACGCCGTGTTCTTAGTAAAAGTTAATAAATGCAAAGAAGATGACTTTATTAGCACCAATATTGATAGTTACTATTCCAAGACAGAAAATAGATATATTACTTATACCGTGGATGAAAAAAATTATACTATTTCTTTAGATGTGGTTTTTAGGCTATATGAAGGGAAAGATGGTCAGATAATATGGGAAGAAAGAGAAGATACCAACATATCTCAAATTTTTCCTTCTCTTAAAAAAATGGAAGAGAATAATCAACTGCTTTATTCTTTAGTTAAAAAACATACTCAAAGTCTTATCTCTAAAATATCTCCTAAGGAAAAAATGATTAAAAGAAAGGTAGTCTTTGAATAAATACTTATGAGAAGATTAACTATATTTTTAGTTTTCTTTTTTATCTGCCTGCCTAATCTTTTAAAGGCTCAAGAATTTGGAAAAAATAAGGTAGTCTATGACCATTTTACCTGGCAAATTATGAAGACAGAGCATTTTGATATCTATTTTAATCCTGAAATTTATAATTTAGCCAAAAAGGCTTCTCTTATGGCGGAAGAAGCTTATCAGAAGATCAGCGAAGACCTCTCTTGTCATGTGGAAAAAAAAATTCCTTTTGTCTTATTTAAATCCCATTATGATTTTGAACAGACAAATATTATCTTAGAGCTTATTGACAAAAATGTAGGTGGATTTTCTGAAGTCTTTAAATCGCGCCTGGTCGTTCCTTTTGAAGGTTCATACAAGCAACTTGAGACAGTAATTACTCATGAACTTACTCATATCTTTACTTTTAATATCTTATATAAAGATGCTTTAAAATCTATCTTTACTAACCAGTTTCTCTATAATCCTCCTCTTTGGTTTATGGAAGGCTTAGCTGAGTATGAAACAGGAGACTTAGACTGTAAAGGAGAAATGGTTTTAGCTGATGCGGTAATTAATAATTACCTTATTCCTTTGAGTAACTTGAATGATCTTAGTGGATTTTCTCAATCTAACACTTACTTAGCTTATAAAGAAAGCCATTCTTTTTTGAACTTTGTGGCCTCTAATTATGGAAAAGAAAAGTTAGCTTATTTAACCAAAAGACTGGCTGTAGATAAAAATATAGAAGAATTATTTCAAAAAATCATAGGAGAAGACCTTCTTAAAGTAGAAAATAAGTGGAGGATATCTCTTCAGCAAAGATACTTTCCTCAAGTAAAAGTTAGAAAAGATCCATCTTCGATAAGTAGAAAGATATTAAATGATAAGGAATATGCTCTTCTGCCTATTTATTCTCCAGGAGGGGAGATGCTTCTTTTCTTGGCTAATCACAAAAGCTACTTAGATATTTTTTTAGCCCGAGAAGAAGATGGTAAGATTATAAAAAATTTAACTTCTCCTTTGAGATTTAAACATTTTGAAGATTTAAATACTCAAGGAAGGTTCTTATCTTGGTCTGGCAATTATATTGCTTTTATTGCTAAAGATAAAGGGCGTGATCATATCTATCTTTGGGATATCTTGGGAGATAAGATTGCTCATAAACTAAGCTTTAAAAAGTTTAATACCATTACTTCGTTAGATCTTTCCCATGATGAAAAAAGGGTAGTCTTTTCTGTTCAAGAAGAAGAGCACTCAGCTATTTATATCTACCATATTTCTGAAAAAATACTCAGAAAGGTAACTTCTTACGCTTTAGATAAGGAGCCGGTGTTTTCTCCTGATGATAAATACCTTGCTTTTGAGCGAGAAGAAAATAATTCTAAGAATATTTACCTCTATTCTTTAGAAGAACATAAACTGGAAAAGGTAATTTCTAATAAGGCCGATAACATTAATCCTTCTTGGAAAGATATGGAGAATATATATTTTGTGAGCAATTATGAGGGTAGATTTAATCTTTTTCTTTACAGCTTAAAAGATAATAAATGTTTTCAAGTTACCAACGAATATGGAGGTATTTTTTGGCCGACTGCTTCGCCAGATAAGAGTAAGGTTGCTTTTACTTCTTACTTTAATGGAGATTATAATATCTTTGTCTTAAGAGATGAAGAAATAAGACTTAAAGAATGTAATTTTGACCTTAATCACCATGTAGTTCCTAAGCTTACCTCACAGGTTAAAGAAACTGCTTTAGAAGTTTCTAACTATAAAGTTAAGATGGCCTTAGATTGGGCCCAAGGAAGTTTTGCTTATTCTACCTTATCTGGTCTTTCTGCTACTACGCAAGTAGCCGCAAGTGATATTTTAGGTAATCACCGTTTTATTCTAACTACAGATTATTTAGCTTCTATTGGTAGCTTTAAGGACTTTAATTTTTATTTAACCTATTTATATCTTACTAGAAAACCTCAAATAGGAGTGGGGTTATTTAATTGGGGTAATTATTTTTACTATCAAGAAGATAAGATTATGGATAGAGATTCTGGAGGATTGTTCTTTTTAAGGCATCCTTTGAGTAAATACTGTCGCTTAGATAGTGGATTTCTTTTTGAGCAAAAGACAAGGAAGTATATCGAGACAATAAAAGAGACGGAGATCAAAAAGGCTAATTCTGTCTTTTTAGCCTATACCGTCGATACCAGTAGTTGGAACTATAAAGGACCTGTTAATGGCCAGAGATCTCTTCTTGCTATTGAAAAGTTTTTTAAGATTTCTAAAGATGATTTAAAGTACACAAATTATAGATTAGACTTAAGAAGATACTTCCAGATAAGCCAGGAGTCTTCCTTGGCTCTTCGTCTCTTATGTCTTCACAGCGAAGGCAGCCATCCTGAGGATTTTTTCCTGGGGGGAAGCAATACTTTAAGGGGTTATGATTATGATGAATTTAGAGGTAATAAAGTAGTTTTGCTTAATACAGAAATTCGCTTTCCTTTTATCAAATTGATCTATCTTTCTTTTCCTGTTCCGATAGCGATTAAGAATATTGGAGCTAATTTATTTGTAGATTTGGGTTCGGCCTGGCTTAAAGGCGAAAACCCTCGATTATGGATTGCTTCAAAAAAGAAGATCGGAGATAATTTCCATATGAGTACAGGAATTGGCATTAGAACTACTTT from bacterium includes these protein-coding regions:
- a CDS encoding BamA/TamA family outer membrane protein — protein: MRRLTIFLVFFFICLPNLLKAQEFGKNKVVYDHFTWQIMKTEHFDIYFNPEIYNLAKKASLMAEEAYQKISEDLSCHVEKKIPFVLFKSHYDFEQTNIILELIDKNVGGFSEVFKSRLVVPFEGSYKQLETVITHELTHIFTFNILYKDALKSIFTNQFLYNPPLWFMEGLAEYETGDLDCKGEMVLADAVINNYLIPLSNLNDLSGFSQSNTYLAYKESHSFLNFVASNYGKEKLAYLTKRLAVDKNIEELFQKIIGEDLLKVENKWRISLQQRYFPQVKVRKDPSSISRKILNDKEYALLPIYSPGGEMLLFLANHKSYLDIFLAREEDGKIIKNLTSPLRFKHFEDLNTQGRFLSWSGNYIAFIAKDKGRDHIYLWDILGDKIAHKLSFKKFNTITSLDLSHDEKRVVFSVQEEEHSAIYIYHISEKILRKVTSYALDKEPVFSPDDKYLAFEREENNSKNIYLYSLEEHKLEKVISNKADNINPSWKDMENIYFVSNYEGRFNLFLYSLKDNKCFQVTNEYGGIFWPTASPDKSKVAFTSYFNGDYNIFVLRDEEIRLKECNFDLNHHVVPKLTSQVKETALEVSNYKVKMALDWAQGSFAYSTLSGLSATTQVAASDILGNHRFILTTDYLASIGSFKDFNFYLTYLYLTRKPQIGVGLFNWGNYFYYQEDKIMDRDSGGLFFLRHPLSKYCRLDSGFLFEQKTRKYIETIKETEIKKANSVFLAYTVDTSSWNYKGPVNGQRSLLAIEKFFKISKDDLKYTNYRLDLRRYFQISQESSLALRLLCLHSEGSHPEDFFLGGSNTLRGYDYDEFRGNKVVLLNTEIRFPFIKLIYLSFPVPIAIKNIGANLFVDLGSAWLKGENPRLWIASKKKIGDNFHMSTGIGIRTTLGLFPLRFDYAWQTNLRTSSKPNLEISIGYDY